TCGACTCTTTGCGCCTCGACGCCGTACGCGGCGGCGAGGGCGCACAAATCGGGGAGGCGGAGGTCGGTGCCGATGACGCGGCCGCCCCAGTGGCGGATCTGATCCCGCTTCATATTCCCGTAGGCGGAATTCCGGATCACGATGATGGAGATGGGAAGCTTCCACGCGGCGGCGGTGGCCAGCTCCTGGGTTTCGAGCATGAACGAGCCGTCGCCCGTCACGCAGGCGATCGGCCTGGCGGGGAAGGCGAGAGCGAGGCCGATCGAAGTCGCGAGTCCGGAGCCGATGGCGCGGAAGTCGCCGGAGTGGTACGCGTACGACGTTGCGATGAAGCGCCTGACGAGCTCCGTCGTCCCTCCGGCGCCGCCGACGATCGTTTCCTCACTCATGACTTCCATGAGCGCGCGATAGACGTGCCACTGGTCGATCGGGCCTGCCGCGCCGTAATCGTGCGACGCGAGCTGCTCGCGCCAGGCGCGTTTCTCGCTCGCCAGCCGCTCCAGCCGCGCGGAATGTTTTCTTCTCTCCGCTCCCTTTAGCCGATCGATCAGCTCACGCAGGACGATCTTCGCGTCGCCGACGACACCATGGCGCACCGGATAGATCTTCCCGATCTCGCCCCGGTCGCTGTCGACATGTATGATCGGCACGCCATCCGGTATTACTTTTGCGCCGTAGCCGAGGGTCAGCGCCTCGCTGAAGGTCGCTCCGACGGCGAGCACGAGATCCGACTCGAGACAAAAGGAATTGGCAAAAGGAAACGCGCCGAAGCCGAGAACGCCGAGCGAGAGAGTATGCTCTTCGGAGACGAGCCCCTTGTGCGACGGCGTCGTGGCGAACGGCGCGCCGAGAATTTCGGCGAGCTCTTTCAGCTCCTCTTCAGCGCGCGCCCAGTAGACGCCGCCGCCCGCAATGATGACCGGAGCGGCGGCGGCTTTCAGTTCCTCGGCCGCGCGCTCGACGGCGGCGGCATCCGGCGCAAGCGGGGGAGGAGGCTTCGGTACAAGCGGCGGCTCGGGAATTTCCACTTCGAGATTCTGGACGTCGCGCGGCACGCCGATGTAGACCGGACCCTTTCTTCCCGTCGTCGCCTGCCGGACCGCTTCGCGCAGGGAATCGAGGACGCTCTCGCGCTTCAACGTCACGCTCATCTTGGTGACCGGCTCGAACATCTCGCGCTGCGGGACCTCGTGCCACGAAGAGGCGCCTTTTCCCGCCTCGCGGCTCCGGACATCGGACGACAGCGCGATCAGCGGAATCGACTCCTTATATGCGTAAGCGATTCCGGTCAGGAGATTGGTCGCTCCGGCGCCGGAGGAAGCCAGGCACACTC
The DNA window shown above is from Candidatus Binatia bacterium and carries:
- a CDS encoding thiamine pyrophosphate-binding protein, producing MKSSVARLIVQFLKEAGVRHIFGLSGHSVFDITDALYGDPEIRFVQAMHEGPAAYMAAAYAKATRSLGVCLASSGAGATNLLTGIAYAYKESIPLIALSSDVRSREAGKGASSWHEVPQREMFEPVTKMSVTLKRESVLDSLREAVRQATTGRKGPVYIGVPRDVQNLEVEIPEPPLVPKPPPPLAPDAAAVERAAEELKAAAAPVIIAGGGVYWARAEEELKELAEILGAPFATTPSHKGLVSEEHTLSLGVLGFGAFPFANSFCLESDLVLAVGATFSEALTLGYGAKVIPDGVPIIHVDSDRGEIGKIYPVRHGVVGDAKIVLRELIDRLKGAERRKHSARLERLASEKRAWREQLASHDYGAAGPIDQWHVYRALMEVMSEETIVGGAGGTTELVRRFIATSYAYHSGDFRAIGSGLATSIGLALAFPARPIACVTGDGSFMLETQELATAAAWKLPISIIVIRNSAYGNMKRDQIRHWGGRVIGTDLRLPDLCALAAAYGVEAQRVERPPELAPAIKRSLSLGRPSLLDVVCPIEGI